The Callospermophilus lateralis isolate mCalLat2 chromosome 18, mCalLat2.hap1, whole genome shotgun sequence nucleotide sequence GAGCTCCCATTGTCCTCCTGGGCTGGAAGTGCCCCCACACTGTATGGTAAAGGGCAAGCCTCAGCCCTGCAGGGCAGCAGGGGATCTGGGGTAGACAACGCTGTAGCCTTCTGGATCTTGGCCAGGAGACTGCACCCTGACCTCCGCTGAGgagctgtgtgacctggagcttgGTGTAGTCCCCCTCTGAGCCCCTAAGCAGGGAAAGGGGACAAAGTATCTCACTGAAGCAAGGGAAAGAGCCAGCTAAGGCCTCTCCAGGAGATGGGGCCCTCACTCTTCTGGCAACAGCACCTTTGTCTGGCTTCTTCATGGCCCTGAGAAGGCTGGTCAGTGGGCATGTGGATAGGGTGAGGGTCCCCATGTCCCATGCATAGGGGTCCCCATGATATGGTCAGATCATGGCTGATTTCCCTGCACCAGTCTCTTGTGACACAGCTGTGACTGTGAGAGGGTTGCCACGTCACTCAGGGAAGAGGTTGTTGTCATGGAACCCCTGGTGAGCATCACTCTGACACCGGAAGTGGGGAGATCCAGGGAGCCTTCTCTCCATGTTCCTGAGTCACTGCAAcacctgggcatgattcagggagTCAAGTTCCCTGGTCCCCACATCAGTGGCCCCTGCAGTTCTCACAGACTGACTCACATCATGAACAGGGACCCAGGCCCCCTCCCTGCCCTCGCCCCAGCCCCCTTGCCCTCCCCATCGGCCCCTGATCTCAGGTGACTCTTTCCCTTGGCCCTCACTGCTGTCTCTTTTCTCTCCACCTACAGGGCCCTGGGAAGGAGGTCAGGGTTGCTAGGGAAAGAGGTGGAGGGATGCAAGCTCATGTTCCAACAGCGAAACTGTTGCTCACGCTTACACACTCACGGGAACACACGTGTGCACACTCATGCCCGACAGAGTGAAAGGCTGCCGAGGGAGTCTCCCAAATTGAGTCCCCCAACTAGCTTTCCAGGTGGGCTCCCACCATGCCTGCACCCTTGAATCCTTCCACACCTCTGAGGTCTTCTCAGTAGGAAACATGTTATCCTACAGCAGCAGGACATCTGGAGGTGAGATCTCAGGAAGAATTTCTGCCCTGAGGCCCAAACTAGAATCCTTTGGTGGATATAGGTGTGGGAGGGGGGGGTCTTTGGGGTCCTAAGATTGTTTCATTTTTTGGAGGTGAGGGCTGGACTGACCTCCAGGCCTCTTGCTTCAAGAGCTCTATCACTGGGGctggaaaaaagtttaaaaatatccTCATGTTTACATTCTTTCCCAGTCAGCCTCCTGGTCCTCAGTGCTGGGTCTCTTTGATCTGGCCTCGTGCTTCTGGAAGGGGCCTGGGAGAAGGAGAGCATGAGCCCCACTCTGGGGCTGATCCCTCCACCCCTCCAGCTCCAGCCCAGTCAGAGATGTGTGAGACCCCTTAGCAACAGAGCCAGAGAAAGCCTAGGGTCTGGAAAGGAGCCTAGGCAGGAAGCAGTGTCTTGGGTCGCCCAGCAAGGCCTGCTGGGGCTGGAGCAGCGACCCTTCTCCATATTTCCTCCCCAAAGCCTGGACCTCATGGGGCCTCTAGGGAGTGTGGGGATGCAGGCATTTTGGGGACTAGAGAAAGCCACATTTATTAAGCTCCTTCAGTGTTCCTGGACTCTGCTAAACGCATTTTGCAAGAATTTTTCTCATGCAATTCTCAAAACAGCCCCATGAATTGAGGCCCGTTTACCAACAGGTAAACTGAGACTTGGAGAACTAAAGTGATTTACCTAGCAAGGATGAAATGGGGCACAGATTGCACACTGTTCTACCCAGAGGGTGCCTCTTGGTACTCCACCTTGCTCTGTTAGGATTTAAGCTCTGCCTACAGCGTGAGGCCTGCCtcactagtgtgaatccctacaaACACGCACTGCTCTATTGCTAAAGTGTTTCTCTCTCTTGGTGACCCTCACCTTCCTCTTTAGAATGAGGCTGAGAAATGTATGCCCACAGGTGCTCAGGGAAATTGAGCCTTGGCCCTTAAGACTGACGCAAACAGGGAGTGGCCTAGGGTTCGCAGGCTAAAGGAAGAAACCCTCAAACTGGGGCAGATGCTTCAATTTGCCCTGGCATCCTGTTATCTACCCTTTCCTTTGTTGGTTCCCCATCCACCTCCTCATCAAccgcccgcccccccccccaacctaTCCACCCACCCAGCTACCTACCCATGCAACTATTACTCACCCACCCACCTGACTCACTCATCCAGCCACCTACCCATGCATCCAGAACAAAGACCCAGAGAGCAGGGAGGTTCTAGTTCAGTTGCCAAATCTCACTGGTTGGATAAAACTGGGATGGTCCTTCCATCTTTTTATGATCCAAATTTCTACCTTTACCTGAAGAAGCTGCCAGGGTGTTCTATAAGGGTTTTCTAGGGGAATCTGTGGAAGCAGAGACCAGCTGAAGCCTGTGGATACTTCTAGAGAGGTAATATGGACCTTGGCCACACAGTTTTGCATTGTGATCCAAGACTCTGACTACAGCCCTTAACCTCCTTGACCTTCAAGATCCTCCACTGCAAATAGGAACAATAATCTACCCTAGCAAGTTGATGAGAAGATTAGATAAGCTGCAATCTCCAAGGAACTTTGTTCCCTGAAGACTTCTGAGCCAAACAGACAATCCTCTGAGAGCAGCAGGAAAGCCTTGCTTGGGCTGGGGTGGGCAGTGTAACTTCCAATGGTGGGGTGGCATGGTCCCTGAGTATAGAGTGGTCTCTTAATACATCTTCAGGCTCCTGCAGGCCAGCCagaatgctgctctgtttctcttgGCTAGCCTTGGCCCCCATCCCACAGAATCTGCCAGCCATGGAGAGATTATCtcctaaaaatagggctgggcccCACCGAGGTTGTTTTTCTTCCTTCCCCGTGATTTACCATCATCAGCTCAGGGTGCCTGGGATGGCAAGTCCCACCCTGGCTCCCCAGAGACTATCAGGAAGGGGACATGTGGGATAAGCCTGTGTCTGGGTAGGTCAAGGGGCAGGGATTAGAGGGCACTCTGCAGGTGTGGGTTTAGCAGAGCACCAGGGCCATGGCTTAACTTGGGCCAGAGGCAGAGTTCACCTGGGGCAGTAGCAACTCCAGGGTGATCCACAAGGGTTCCTGTCCAATGCAATGGTGTCCATCTGAGTGACTCCCCTTCCCTGAGTTTCTGCAGAGGCCCTGTGTGCTCACCAGCCTGCTTAGAAAAAACCTGAAGTGCCTTGGAGCCTGCACTGGGGCAGAAGGGCACCCATCACCTCACCTCTTTGGATCCTGCTTACAGGCCCTCAAGATTCCTGAACAggagctgtggctgtggctcagtggcagagcactcatctagcacatgtaaggcactgggttcgatcctcagcaccatataaaaataaaataaagctatagtGCCCatctatgagagagagagagagagagagagagagagagagagagagagagagagagagagattggagATTGAGGGATTCCTTAATAAGCTCCTTCTGAGACTGAGAGACCTCTGCCCACCTCTGGGTGCAGGTGACTCATGCAAAGGGATAGAAGTGTTCTCGAATACGAGCAGAGGACACAGACTCACAAGGTCATGTCCTGCCATAGCCAAAATTATGTCCTGAAAACACAAGAatgacatcctccagcactgtcctCTTTATCATCACCTGCACAGTTAATCCATCTGGGGTTAGTGACCCTTCTTGCTTTGGTCCCATTTTCACCAATAGCCCATTTGATGCCCCATGTTCTTCCTTACAAGGGACCCCAGTCTTGTCCCTCAAGCCCCAAGACCCATTCTGTGCAGcaggagatggggaaggcatgaAGGGATAGGTGTGTTCACACccacatgtgcatgcacacatgccTGTGGACGCTCAGACATGGCACGGCCATCCTTTAGAGCCCAGCCCCGCTCGCTGAGGCTTTATTATTGGACAACAAGCTGCCATTTGGAGTACTCCCATGGATAACCCTTTAAAGTCAGTGTCCAGGCTCTGGGGACTTGTCAGGTAACAGTGCCTCTGCCCAGGTGGGTGTAAGGGCTTTTACTCTGTCCTCATCTCCACTGGACCTTGGGTACTGGAACCTTTCCAAGTGGGTTCAGATGGAGTCAGAGGCCAAAACTTCCAGCTGGAGCTTCCTGGGTCCCTCAGATGGCTGGCTTCAGGGGCACACTGTCTGCTGGCTGATCCAGGTCCTTCTTCCTTGCCAGGGCCAGGTGGGTGAAGATGAGGATGAGGAAGAAGCCTGAGGGGCCCAAGAGGGATGGATCAGCCCTCAGGAGGGGCTGTGGGACTTTTCCATTACTAGGGACCCATTGCTATTGGGATTGGTTTTAATAAAGAGAGGAAGTTTCCTAGACAGTATCCCAGAAGATGGACTGGTATGACCCTGAGTGCCTGACAATTCAGGCCACTTGGTCTCCTGGTACCTCACCAGGCCCTCACTGCACTGAGACAGCCCTGGAACACTCAAGCCACCAAAGTCCCCTTCTCTGGGGGACAGTTTGGTTGGAGTTCATCTGAGAGTCAGTAAGTTGCTCCTGTGTTCCTCCAGGAGAAAGGCACATCATAGCATTCTGCCAgaaccagcaaaaaaaaaaaaaaaaaaaaaaaaccagcaaggAAAAAATTTTAAGGAGCTAAATAAATACAGGGAATGGAGAGGATGGTTTGAACTGCAGGAATTAGGCTGGGAAGACCTGGGCTCTGCCGTGTAACTTCAGGCAAGTTATTCATCTCTCTGATCTACAGAGACCTCATGTGCAAAATAGGAAGATACCAGGATCTACTTTGCAGAGTGAAGAGAGGATTCCATGTGACAATCCACGTAAAGTGTTTATCATAGGGCCTGACACAGTGCACAAATCGCATAATAGAAAATGCTGTTATAAGTAATGATTATGATGACTATGATGCCAGGGGCACGAGTATAATGAGCAGGGGTGTTGGGGGTTCCTTTTTCCAGACCTGGTATCATTATAGCGACAAGGGACACTGTTTATATGAAAGTTGTGGCCCCAACCAACCATCACTCTCCCCCATGCAGGACCCCATCCTCCATTACCTATTGCTGCTAGGGTGCCCACAAGGATGCCAACTGCCGACAGTTTCGTGGGCATGCCCTTCATGCGGCCCACCTTGCGCATACACTGCCCCTCCACATTGCAGCGACACACAATCACTGGGGGACAGAGTAGAGGAAGGTGAGAGCGATGCAGGAGGGCTCTCTTGGCTGCTTAGAGACTCCTGCCTGGTCAGCTGGCTGACTTGTGTTTCtgtcacacacacatatgcatgggTATGTGAATGTGTGTGCCTGGGTGCATGCAAGTATGTGGGCTCAATCACAAATATGTAAGTGAGCACAGGTGTATGCTGTCCTTGTGAGCCCACATGATGGGTACCAGCCCTTCCCCCCTGCATCCTGATGCTCCCTCAGGCTCCCTAACTTAAGCCCCAGCCTTACCTCGAACCAGGAGCTGCCACATTCGGGCATTGTGGCTGACAACCACAGGGACTATGTGTTCTCGTGGCTCTACCCAATGCAGGGCCAGAGTGAGGTAGGCATGGGAACCTGTCATGTTGCAGGAAGTAACCAGGGTCATTAGCTTGACAGGTTCACTGGGGGCTACTTCCCCTAGGTCTGATGCCACCCCCATCTCACTTCCAGGGGACCCTCCCTGTCTTCCCCCATCACATACCATTGAGAGGCTGGAGGCGCCAATCTCGCTGCACCGTGGGATTGGGACCAAGGGCAAAGCTGTAGGGACCATGCCCACTGGCCAGGTCAGGGTCCTCACTGGTGATGAGCACACCATAGTCCTGGCGTGGTGTGCAGAGGTGCCGAGCAGGTACAAGGGCCAGAGCCGgggtgggggcaggaggggcCTTTAGGAAGTGGACCACGAGGGTGGCAGAGGTACTCAGTCCTGGCTCATCTGCATTGTTGGGGGTAGGATTGAGctccagagtccctgggctgctcTCTCCCCACATAACCCATCAGTTTCATCCTGCTGCTTCCCTGCCACTCTGCCTCCACTCTATCCACTCCTTCTCTCCATCCCACCATCATCCCCAGGCAGTCTCTTCCTCACAATGAGCTTCACTACTTCACTATCTGAGCAGCTATTTGTCTACCTGCACCTTTCTGAATGCCAAACCTGCCCCCATTGCCACCCCTGCTACTGATGCCAGCACCCAGCCACATGGCAGCACCCTCACCATAGAAAAGCCCACCCCTGTTGGTCTTCCCTGAGCCTTATGACTTACCCTCCCCAGGGCCAGCTGTTCATCCTGTAAAAGCTCCATTCACAGTCCTCCACACCTGGCCTCAGCAGTGTCCCGTTTGGCTCATCTCCCAACACCTCTGCTCTAAAGGCAGTCCCTGGACCTCCTTCCACTTCCCCAATCTAGTACCTCTGTCCTGAGCTTGTTCCTGAAGCCAACACCCTAAGAGGCCATCCAGAAGTTAAGGGACTGGGCTGGGGGATTTCAAGTGGGAAGCTAGAGGGTGGTGGAAGAGGGGAGGCAGAGACCAGGTCTACCTGGCTCCTTCTTACTACCTGGGGGTAGACCCATTCTCAGAAAGAGACACTGGACTTAGCTCCTTGTCCCTCTCTCCTGCCTGGGGCTTGGTGGCTGTCCATAAATGTCCCAAGGAGGAAGCTCAGTCCTGCCTGTCTGTCCATCTGTCTGAGGTTTGCATATGGAGCTAGTAAGATTTGCATATGGAGCTACTTCAATATGTAGTCCCAGTGCCTACCTCCCAGAGGCCCCCATATTGCCTGGCCATACCTGCATCCTGGGCCTCCACAAGCACTGTGTATGAGTCCCCAGGCTGGGCGCCATGCAGGGACTTGGCCGTGTGCACTTCCCCAGAGAATTCCTTGATGGATAGCCAGCCCTCTGAGTCATTGACCAGGGAGAacctgaggcccagagaagaGGGTAGAGGTAAGGAGGCACTGGGACTATGTATGAGGTCTTGCCCAGAAATCCCCAGGACAGTGTGAAGTGTTCAAGTTCCACATTCTCTCTGTGATTCAAGGGAGACAATAGGCTCTCTCCCCAGCTCAGGACCTGCTGGTGCTGGGGGAATCGAACAATGGATACTGTGGGTAGGGAAGTCTACCACAGTAATGGGGGACCTAATTCAACTAGGTCCAGGGCACACTGCAAAGGGGTCTGGATGGGATCAGAGCCTGGGGAAAGCTTTGTCTGTGCTTCTACCTGGATGCAATGTGGAGGAACCCCCTCCAGGTGAGCTTCTATGGGGTCTGAACACTGCCTCCATACCCTGCCCAATCCATCCAGACTTGATTCCCCCAGGAATCACAATCACTATTCTAGGCCACAGATAATGTGAATCTCATCTGAGGCCCTGGAGTCATCCTGGGGAGCAAGATAGATCCAGCCCAAGTAAGGGCTGGGCTTTTGGCTCACCTGAGGGCTCTGCTCCTAGGGTCTGAGGGCTGGATGGTCAGCAGCAGTGAGCCAGCTGGGGCGCTGACTGGGATCCTGGCCTCGTAGCTTTCCTGGTCCAACTTGGGGGGTGGTATCACTCTCTCCACCAGCACTGTCACTGTGGCTGTGGATccagggcctgggcctgggcccacCAGTTCTTCCACGTTCCGCACTACCACCACTACCTTGTGATGGGGAGCTGCCTCATAGCTGAGGTTCTGGAACCAGAGAGGCCCAGGTCACTGTGTGGGCTGGGGCGTGGCACacctgtgcatgtgtgcatgtgcctgtgtgtatgtgcacatgcGCTCCTTTTACATCTACTCAGACCCTGACCTTGCGGAGTCTGAGTTGCACATGACCAGAGTCTGGCTCCCAATCCAGGCCGAATATCCCTTCCACGTTTCCTGCTTCAATGGCAAAGTCCATGAGGCGGAAGGCAGGCTCAAGGTCAGCATCAGTGGCCATGAGAGTGGCTACCAAAGTCTCAGGCTCGACATCCTCAGGGAGGCTTATAGGCCCAATCTGGAGAGAGGGCGAGGGGTGGTGAGCCCTACCAGCACCCTTCCCAAGGTCTCCTTCCTGCTTTTACTTACCTGGGAGGCAGTAAACTCAGGGGCGTGGTCATTGATATCTGTGATTGTAACTGCAATCTCACACGTGCTGCTGAGGCCTGAGGCAGGAACGAGCTTCGTGTTGGTGAGACTCCAGTAGGAACAGAGTGGGTAGGAGACCCAGGTCACCATCGGGGCACTTACCACCCTCTGCTCCTGCTAGGTCAGTGGCTAGCACCTGAAGCAGAATGTTCTGGCCGCCTTGGAGTGGAGCAGTTCCCAGAGTCACAGAGCCTGAAGTAGGATCCAGCTCAAAGAGTCTCCCCTCAGCCCCCTCCACGGGTTCAGGACTGAGCAGCTGATACACAACGTAGGAATTGGGAGAGCCAGGGGCATCTGCGTCCTCTGCCGACAACCTAGTCACTTTAGTGCCTACAAGACAGGCCACACCTGGGTGGGACCACGGCCCAGACTGGAGGCCCTAAGCCTCCCACTCCATGCTTCTTTTTTGTGCTGAACTTAACTTGAGCTTGCGTGCGGAGGAGTGTTGGAGAGGGACATTAATACAGGGGCCTGAAGCTAGAGTCCCTTACCCCAGAGAAGCACAAGGGGATGGTTCTCAGAGATTGCACCTTTCCCTCACCCCTGACCAGACCCACAGCACACCTGGAGGGCTGAGTTCGGGGATGCTGACTGAGGACCCATGTGGGAGGCAGACGGGTCCGTTGTCGTTTTCATCCATCACCACCACGTGTAACTCCAGAGGCGCTGTGTAGTCCTCACCACGGGAATTCTGAGCCCTCACCTGGAGCACAAACTGCAGTGGGCAGTGGGAGGCATCAGGTCAGGGCCAAGGATGGTTCCAGTCCCTTCTGGTGGCCAGCTCCAGCTCTCCTGGGCTCTCTTCCACTGCCTCAGTG carries:
- the Cdh16 gene encoding cadherin-16 isoform X3; translation: MVPAWLWLLCLCVTQVFPEAQPAELHVEVPENYGGNFPLYLIKLPLPREKAEGRVVLSGDSDVEAEDPFAVDPDSGFLTVTRALDREEQAEYQLQVTLETEDGHVLWGPQHVIVHVKDENDQVPQFSQAVYRAQLSQGTRPGVPFLFLEASDGDAPGTANSDLRFRILNQAPAQPSPDMFQLEPQLGALALSPEGSTSLDYALEGPYQLLVQVKDMGDHASGHQATATIEISIVENTWVPLGPIHLAENLEVLYPHYIAQARWSGGDVRYHLESQPPGPFKVDTEGKLYVTRELDREAQAEFVLQVRAQNSRGEDYTAPLELHVVVMDENDNGPVCLPHGSSVSIPELSPPGTKVTRLSAEDADAPGSPNSYVVYQLLSPEPVEGAEGRLFELDPTSGSVTLGTAPLQGGQNILLQVLATDLAGAEGGLSSTCEIAVTITDINDHAPEFTASQIGPISLPEDVEPETLVATLMATDADLEPAFRLMDFAIEAGNVEGIFGLDWEPDSGHVQLRLRKNLSYEAAPHHKVVVVVRNVEELVGPGPGPGSTATVTVLVERVIPPPKLDQESYEARIPVSAPAGSLLLTIQPSDPRSRALRFSLVNDSEGWLSIKEFSGEVHTAKSLHGAQPGDSYTVLVEAQDDYGVLITSEDPDLASGHGPYSFALGPNPTVQRDWRLQPLNGSHAYLTLALHWVEPREHIVPVVVSHNARMWQLLVRVIVCRCNVEGQCMRKVGRMKGMPTKLSAVGILVGTLAAIGFFLILIFTHLALARKKDLDQPADSVPLKPAI
- the Cdh16 gene encoding cadherin-16 isoform X1 — encoded protein: MVPAWLWLLCLCVTQVFPEAQPAELHVEVPENYGGNFPLYLIKLPLPREKAEGRVVLSGDSDVEAEDPFAVDPDSGFLTVTRALDREEQAEYQLQVTLETEDGHVLWGPQHVIVHVKDENDQVPQFSQAVYRAQLSQGTRPGVPFLFLEASDGDAPGTANSDLRFRILNQAPAQPSPDMFQLEPQLGALALSPEGSTSLDYALEGPYQLLVQVKDMGDHASGHQATATIEISIVENTWVPLGPIHLAENLEVLYPHYIAQARWSGGDVRYHLESQPPGPFKVDTEGKLYVTRELDREAQAEFVLQVRAQNSRGEDYTAPLELHVVVMDENDNGPVCLPHGSSVSIPELSPPGTKVTRLSAEDADAPGSPNSYVVYQLLSPEPVEGAEGRLFELDPTSGSVTLGTAPLQGGQNILLQVLATDLAGAEGGLSSTCEIAVTITDINDHAPEFTASQIGPISLPEDVEPETLVATLMATDADLEPAFRLMDFAIEAGNVEGIFGLDWEPDSGHVQLRLRKNLSYEAAPHHKVVVVVRNVEELVGPGPGPGSTATVTVLVERVIPPPKLDQESYEARIPVSAPAGSLLLTIQPSDPRSRALRFSLVNDSEGWLSIKEFSGEVHTAKSLHGAQPGDSYTVLVEAQDADEPGLSTSATLVVHFLKAPPAPTPALALVPARHLCTPRQDYGVLITSEDPDLASGHGPYSFALGPNPTVQRDWRLQPLNGSHAYLTLALHWVEPREHIVPVVVSHNARMWQLLVRVIVCRCNVEGQCMRKVGRMKGMPTKLSAVGILVGTLAAIGFFLILIFTHLALARKKDLDQPADSVPLKPAI
- the Cdh16 gene encoding cadherin-16 isoform X2 encodes the protein MVPAWLWLLCLCVTQVFPEAQPAELHVEVPENYGGNFPLYLIKLPLPREKAEGRVVLSGDSDVEAEDPFAVDPDSGFLTVTRALDREEQAEYQLQVTLETEDGHVLWGPQHVIVHVKDENDQVPQFSQAVYRAQLSQGTRPGVPFLFLEASDGDAPGTANSDLRFRILNQAPAQPSPDMFQLEPQLGALALSPEGSTSLDYALEGPYQLLVQVKDMGDHASGHQATATIEISIVENTWVPLGPIHLAENLEVLYPHYIAQARWSGGDVRYHLESQPPGPFKVDTEGKLYVTRELDREAQAEFVLQVRAQNSRGEDYTAPLELHVVVMDENDNGPVCLPHGSSVSIPELSPPGTKVTRLSAEDADAPGSPNSYVVYQLLSPEPVEGAEGRLFELDPTSGSVTLGTAPLQGGQNILLQVLATDLAGAEGGLSSTCEIAVTITDINDHAPEFTASQIGPISLPEDVEPETLVATLMATDADLEPAFRLMDFAIEAGNVEGIFGLDWEPDSGHVQLRLRKNLSYEAAPHHKVVVVVRNVEELVGPGPGPGSTATVTVLVERVIPPPKLDQESYEARIPVSAPAGSLLLTIQPSDPRSRALRFSLVNDSEGWLSIKEFSGEVHTAKSLHGAQPGDSYTVLVEAQDAGMALALVPARHLCTPRQDYGVLITSEDPDLASGHGPYSFALGPNPTVQRDWRLQPLNGSHAYLTLALHWVEPREHIVPVVVSHNARMWQLLVRVIVCRCNVEGQCMRKVGRMKGMPTKLSAVGILVGTLAAIGFFLILIFTHLALARKKDLDQPADSVPLKPAI
- the Cdh16 gene encoding cadherin-16 isoform X4; the encoded protein is MVPAWLWLLCLCVTQVFPEAQPAELHVEVPENYGGNFPLYLIKLPLPREKAEGRVVLSGDSDVEAEDPFAVDPDSGFLTVTRALDREEQAEYQLQVTLETEDGHVLWGPQHVIVHVKDENDQDMGDHASGHQATATIEISIVENTWVPLGPIHLAENLEVLYPHYIAQARWSGGDVRYHLESQPPGPFKVDTEGKLYVTRELDREAQAEFVLQVRAQNSRGEDYTAPLELHVVVMDENDNGPVCLPHGSSVSIPELSPPGTKVTRLSAEDADAPGSPNSYVVYQLLSPEPVEGAEGRLFELDPTSGSVTLGTAPLQGGQNILLQVLATDLAGAEGGLSSTCEIAVTITDINDHAPEFTASQIGPISLPEDVEPETLVATLMATDADLEPAFRLMDFAIEAGNVEGIFGLDWEPDSGHVQLRLRKNLSYEAAPHHKVVVVVRNVEELVGPGPGPGSTATVTVLVERVIPPPKLDQESYEARIPVSAPAGSLLLTIQPSDPRSRALRFSLVNDSEGWLSIKEFSGEVHTAKSLHGAQPGDSYTVLVEAQDADEPGLSTSATLVVHFLKAPPAPTPALALVPARHLCTPRQDYGVLITSEDPDLASGHGPYSFALGPNPTVQRDWRLQPLNGSHAYLTLALHWVEPREHIVPVVVSHNARMWQLLVRVIVCRCNVEGQCMRKVGRMKGMPTKLSAVGILVGTLAAIGFFLILIFTHLALARKKDLDQPADSVPLKPAI